A section of the Triticum dicoccoides isolate Atlit2015 ecotype Zavitan chromosome 7A, WEW_v2.0, whole genome shotgun sequence genome encodes:
- the LOC119334482 gene encoding uncharacterized protein LOC119334482 produces MTMGLLAGDGGGGGLGYNTSCGKTSGLVWNLTYSYADQSNEASMLSATVIMFLLAALFFNLNLFSGLSDTSAILDPKVRVVLSKALSLFLPVMSYLFSEAKNAGGLACGGAAAPELPLRARLILTWMLLVELLRNKVEEIRMQRGDDGWHRGTVERAGRVVWLGSLVFFNLRGAGRKSVLGILWLLCVAKLVQRVTFTLVGKNSLAYGKNARLIISYMHHVPHHQPLQQQHGDDADHGDELLQRCRYAVMGEDKLVNKPTPAGYSVTSDITTAPTTTTVGKIWRLAEDDPFLASVDQDGRLRRLCLSFALFKLLRRSFEHLPPMSEAETRDCRSLIFFEGGLYCSSKRSNRSNGQGEDEKAVAAAEELFQVMKDETIFLSEYYHSVVPVALASPFFLLANYLLLPAMVLLLCLVIVVLCGNGDVPFAFHSLRSDNYSVSFGVLRMARCLLTRVLSSPSVFFSTIDLSITLLLFLVLVYEQVWEFVVFLFSNWFLVSMLHGYAAKPRWRRSATFNWAIRRMLWVRSKMSHPDITMRQFSALRSCRLSRQLTMVPAVSLTLPTIPVPKEVKHSIAEYLLLSATSLQEEDDCDPTATRRGLLSNGQLAVAEYAELRRACKSESIAEVILAWHIATCLFEEKFPSPHASPSRDMVVATTLSRYCAYLVAFHPELLPENEESTERVFEIMEEDLRRTVGFWRYHLPAAVAPLLGSGYEQIMRLEERPNLAQALEMAEMSALQRGAILERALEKEAKCAAGVEGMWKVLADLWVQLMVYVAPSGGEEHVMGHAKVLPEGGEFVTVLWALATHTGMRRAAPVAVGSMEHV; encoded by the coding sequence ATGACCATGGGCTTGCTGGCCGgagatggcggtggcggcggccttgGCTACAACACGAGCTGCGGGAAGACCAGCGGCCTGGTGTGGAACCTGACGTACTCCTACGCGGACCAGAGCAACGAGGCCTCCATGCTGTCCGCCACCGTCATCATGTTCCTCCTCGCCGCACTCTTCTTCAACCTCAACCTCTTCAGCGGCCTCTCCGACACCAGCGCCATCCTCGACCCCAAGGTCCGCGTCGTGCTCTCCAAGGCGCTCTCCCTCTTCCTCCCCGTCATGTCCTACCTCTTCTCCGAGGCCAAGAACGCCGGCGGCCTCGCGTGCGGCGGCGCCGCCGCGCCCGAGCTCCCGCTGCGGGCCCGGCTGATCCTCACGTGGATGCTCCTCGTCGAGCTCCTCCGCAACAAGGTGGAGGAGATCCGCATGCAGCGCGGGGACGACGGCTGGCACAGGGGCACCGTGGAGCGCGCCGGCCGCGTCGTCTGGCTCGGGAGCCTCGTCTTCTTCAACCTGCGCGGCGCCGGGCGCAAGTCCGTGCTGGGCATCCTCTGGCTCCTCTGCGTCGCCAAGCTGGTGCAGAGGGTCACCTTCACCTTGGTGGGGAAGAACTCTCTCGCCTACGGGAAGAACGCGCGCCTCATCATCTCCTACATGCATCATGTGCCTCATCATCAGCCGCTGCAGCAGCAGCATGGAGACGAcgccgaccacggcgacgagctctTGCAGAGGTGTCGGTACGCGGTGATGGGAGAAGACAAGCTGGTGAATAAGCCAACCCCGGCCGGCTACAGCGTCACAAGTGACATCACCACCGCCCCGACGACGACGACCGTCGGGAAAATCTGGCGGCTTGCAGAGGATGACCCCTTCCTTGCCTCCGTCGACCAAGACGGGCGGCTGAGGAGGCTCTGCCTCTCCTTCGCGCTCTTCAAACTCCTTCGCCGGAGTTTCGAGCACCTGCCGCCGATGAGCGAGGCCGAGACCCGCGACTGCCGGAGCCTCATCTTCTTCGAAGGGGGCTTGTACTGCAGCAGCAAGAGGAGCAACCGGAGCAATGGCCAAGGCGAAGACGAgaaggcagtagcagcagcagaggaaTTATTCCAGGTGATGAAGGACGAGACCATCTTCCTGAGCGAGTACTACCACTCCGTCGTCCCCGTGGCCCTGGCGAGCCCCTTCTTCCTGCTCGCCAACTACCTGCTCCTCCCGGCCATGGTGCTGCTCCTCTGCCTCGTCATCGTCGTCCTCTGCGGCAACGGCGACGTGCCCTTCGCCTTCCACAGCCTGAGGAGCGACAACTACAGCGTCTCGTTCGGGGTGCTCAGGATGGCCAGGTGCCTCCTGACGAGAGTCCTCAGTTCGCCCTCGGTCTtcttctccaccatcgacctctccATCACCTTGCTCCTCTTCCTCGTGCTGGTGTACGAGCAGGTGTGGGAGTTTGTGGTCTTCCTCTTCTCCAACTGGTTCCTCGTGTCCATGCTCCACGGCTACGCCGCCAAGCCCCGCTGGCGCCGGAGCGCCACCTTCAACTGGGCCATCCGCCGCATGCTCTGGGTGAGGAGCAAGATGAGCCACCCGGACATCACCATGAGGCAGTTCTCCGCGCTCAGGTCCTGCCGTCTCAGCCGCCAGCTGACGATGGTGCCGGCCGTCTCGCTGACGCTGCCGACCATCCCCGTGCCGAAGGAGGTGAAGCATTCCATCGCGGAGTACCTATTACTATCAGCAACGTCGCTGCAGGAGGAGGACGACTGCGACCCCACCGCCACTCGTCGTGGTCTTCTCAGCAACGGTCAGCTCGCGGTCGCCGAGTACGCGGAGCTCCGGCGTGCGTGCAAGAGCGAGAGCATCGCCGAGGTGATCCTCGCGTGGCACATCGCCACCTGCCTCTTCGAGGAGAAGTTTCCGTCACCGCACGCCTCGCCCTCGCGTGACATGGTTGTGGCGACGACGCTGTCCAGGTACTGCGCCTACCTGGTAGCCTTCCACCCGGAGCTACTGCCGGAAAACGAGGAGAGCACAGAGCGCGTCTTCGAGAtcatggaggaagatctgaggcgtACGGTCGGTTTCTGGCGCTACCACCTCCCGGCGGCGGTGGCGCCGCTGCTGGGCTCCGGGTACGAGCAGATCATGCGCCTGGAGGAGAGGCCGAACCTGGCCCAGGCGCTAGAAATGGCGGAGATGTCGGCGCTGCAGAGGGGGGCCATCCTAGAGCGCGCGCTGGAGAAAGAAGCCAAGTGCGCCGCAGGCGTGGAGGGGATGTGGAAGGTGCTGGCTGATCTGTGGGTGCAGCTCATGGTGTACGTGGCGCCGTCGGGGGGCGAGGAGCACGTCATGGGGCACGCCAAGGTGCTGCCGGAGGGCGGCGAGTTCGTCACCGTGCTCTGGGCGCTGGCCACGCACACCGGCatgcgccgcgccgcgccggtggcTGTCGGCAGCATGGAACATGTTTAG